Sequence from the Catenuloplanes indicus genome:
GCGGGTCAACGTCGCCCGGCAGGCCGTGCAGGCCGCGTACGACGCCCGGCAGACCGCGCTGGAGGCCGAGCGCGCCGCGCGCGTGCTGGTCGAGGAGCGCGTCGACGTCACGCTGCCGTGGGACCGCCGCCCGCGCGGCGCCCGGCACCCGCTGACCACGCTGATGGAGCGGATCGGGGACCTGTTCGTCGGCATGGGCTACGAGATCGCCGAAGGTCCCGAGGTCGAGCTCGAGTGGACGAACTTCGACGCGCTCAACATCCACGCCGACCACCCGGCGCGCGGGCTGATGGACACGTTCCACCTGACCACGCCGGGGCACGTGCTGCGCACGCACACCTCGCCGGTGCAGGCCCGGACCATGCTCACCCGCAAGCCGCCGATCTACGTGGTGTGCCCAGGGCGGACGTACCGGACCGACGAGCTGGACGCCACTCACACGCCGGTCTTCCACCAGGTCGAGGGCCTGGTGGTGGACGAGGGCATCACGATGGCGCACCTGCGCGGGACGCTCGACCACTTCGCCAAGACCATGTTCGGCGAGGGCGCGAAGACCCGGTGGCGGCCGCACTACTTCCCGTTCACCGAGCCGTCCGGCGAGTTCGACGTGTGGTTCCCGGAGCACCGGGACGGGCCGCGCTGGGTCGAGTGGGGCGGCTGCGGCATGGTCAACCCGCGCGTGCTGATCGCCTGCGGGATCGACCCGGACCGCTACTCCGGGTTCGCGTTCGGCATGGGGATCGAGCGGACGCTGATGTTCCGGCACGGCATTTCCGACATGCGGGAGATGGTCGAGGGCGATGTGCGCTTCACGACCGCGTACGGCATGGCCGTCTGAGACTTTTTTCTTTTAAGCGGAGGAATTGTGCGCATCGGAGTTTCCTGGCTGCGCGAACACGTCGACCTGCCGGTGGGCATCACCGGCGTCGACGTCGAGCAGGCCTTGGTGTCCCTCGGGATCGAGGTGGACTCGGTCGTCGACCAGGCGGCGACCGTCAAAGGTGACCTGGTGGTGGGCCGCGTGCTCACCATCGAGGAGCTGACCGGTTTCAAGAAGCCGATCCGGTTCTGCACGGTGGACGTCGGCGGTTCCTCGCCCCAGGAGATCGTGTGCGGGGCGCGCAACTTCGCGGTCGGCGACGACGTCGTGGTCATCCTGCCCGGCGGTGAGCTGCCCGGCGGCTTCACGATCGGCGCGCGGAAGACCTACGGGCGGATGTCCGCGGGCATGATCTGCTCGGCGGCCGAGCTGGGCCTCAGCGACGACCACGACGGCATCATCGTGCTGGCGGACGCTCCGGCGCCCGGGACCGACGCCCGCCCGCTGGTCGGGCTGGACGACATCATCCTGGAGCTGGAGATCACCCCGGACCGGGGGTACGCGATGAGCGTGCGCGGTCTCGCCCGGGAACTGTCGCACGCGCTGAAGGTGCCGTTCCGGGACGCGGGCCTGGCCGCCGCTCCGGCCGGCACCCCGGCGGTTCCGTGGGCGGTCACCGTCGAGGACCAGGCCGGCTGCGACCGGTTCTCCGCGCGGCTGGTCAACGGCATCGACCCGGCCGCGCCGTCGCCGGACTACATCAAACGGCGGCTCGCGGTCGCCGGTGTCCGGTCGATCGGCCTGGCCGTGGACATCACCAACTACGTGATGCTGGAGCTGGGCCAGCCGATGCACGCGTTCGACGCGGACCGACTCGACGGTCCGCTGCTGGTCCGCCGCGCGCTGCCGGGCGAGAAGATCACCACGCTGGACGGGGTGGTCCGCTCGCTCGACGCCGAGGACATGGTGATCTGCTCCGGCGACGCGCCGGGCGTGCCGATCTCGCTGGCCGCGGTGATGGGCGGCGAGACCTCCGAGGTGCAGCCGACCACCACGAACGTGCTGTTCGAGGCCGCGCACTGGGACGCGGTCATGGTCGGCCGCACCGCCCGGCGGCACAAGCTGTTCAGCGAGGCCGCGAAGCGCTGGGAGCGGGGCGTCGACCCGGCGCTCACGCTGGTGGCGCTGGAGCGGGCCGTCGCACTGCTGCTGGAGCACGGCGGCGGCACCGCCTCGGAAGCGGTGCTCGACCTCGACTACCGCCGTCCGATCGTGCCCATCTCGCTGGACGCGACGCTGCCGGCCCGCCGGATCGGCGTGGACTACTCACGCGACCAGGTCGTCGATCTGCTCCGGCAGATCGGCTGCGCGGTCGACGGGACCGACGTGCTCACCGTGACGCCGCCGTCCTGGCGCCCCGACCTGACCGACCCGGCCGACCTCGTCGAGGAGGTCGTCCGCCTCGACGGGTACGACGTGGTCCCGAGCCTGCTGCCGGTCGCCCCGGCCGGCAACGGCCTCACCGCGTCGCAGACCCGCCGCCGGTCGGTCGCCCGCGCACTCGCCGAGAACGGGTACGTGGAGGTGCTCAACTACCCGTTCATGTCCCCGTCGGTGTTCGACGCGTTCGGAATGCCGGACTCGGACAACCGCCGGTCCACGGTGCGCCTGGCGAACCCGCTCTCCGAGGAGGAGCCGCTGCTGCGCAGCACGCTGCTGCCGCCGCTGCTCACCACGCTGCGCCGCAACATCGGCCGCGGCACTCGCGACCTTGCGCTCTACGAGATCGGCGCGGTCTTCCACCCGCGCCCCGGCGCCGGCAGCCCGCCGGTCATGGGCGTTGACGAGCGCCCCGGCGACGACGACCTGTTCGCCGCGGACGCCACGCTGCCCAAGCAGCCGTGGCACGTCGCCGTGGTGCTGGCCGGGGAGATCTCGCCGTCCGGCTGGTGGGGCGCAGGCCGCGCCGCCACCTGGGCGGACGCGGTCGAGGCGGCCCGCACCGTGCTCTCCGCCGCCGGCATCCCGGCCGCGTCCATCACGGTCGCGGCCGGCGACGAGGCACCGTGGCACCCGGGCCGCTGCGCCGCGATCTCGGTCGACGGGACCATCGTCGGCTTCGCCGGCGAGCTGCACCCGGCGGCCGTCGCCGCGCTCGAACTGCCGCGCCGCACGTGCGCGATGGAGCTGAACCTGACCGCACTGCCGGACGCCCCGGTGGTCCAGGCCCAGCCGCTGTCGACGTACCCGCCGGCGCTGATCGACGTGGCGCTGGTCGTCGACTCCGGCGTCCCGGCCGCCGCGGTCC
This genomic interval carries:
- the pheS gene encoding phenylalanine--tRNA ligase subunit alpha, which gives rise to MTYRNDPYDPKQVALLDQSALDGAIAEATQAFDGAADLDALVALKPAHLGDKSPISLARREIGALPPAAKSDAGKRVNVARQAVQAAYDARQTALEAERAARVLVEERVDVTLPWDRRPRGARHPLTTLMERIGDLFVGMGYEIAEGPEVELEWTNFDALNIHADHPARGLMDTFHLTTPGHVLRTHTSPVQARTMLTRKPPIYVVCPGRTYRTDELDATHTPVFHQVEGLVVDEGITMAHLRGTLDHFAKTMFGEGAKTRWRPHYFPFTEPSGEFDVWFPEHRDGPRWVEWGGCGMVNPRVLIACGIDPDRYSGFAFGMGIERTLMFRHGISDMREMVEGDVRFTTAYGMAV
- the pheT gene encoding phenylalanine--tRNA ligase subunit beta, producing MRIGVSWLREHVDLPVGITGVDVEQALVSLGIEVDSVVDQAATVKGDLVVGRVLTIEELTGFKKPIRFCTVDVGGSSPQEIVCGARNFAVGDDVVVILPGGELPGGFTIGARKTYGRMSAGMICSAAELGLSDDHDGIIVLADAPAPGTDARPLVGLDDIILELEITPDRGYAMSVRGLARELSHALKVPFRDAGLAAAPAGTPAVPWAVTVEDQAGCDRFSARLVNGIDPAAPSPDYIKRRLAVAGVRSIGLAVDITNYVMLELGQPMHAFDADRLDGPLLVRRALPGEKITTLDGVVRSLDAEDMVICSGDAPGVPISLAAVMGGETSEVQPTTTNVLFEAAHWDAVMVGRTARRHKLFSEAAKRWERGVDPALTLVALERAVALLLEHGGGTASEAVLDLDYRRPIVPISLDATLPARRIGVDYSRDQVVDLLRQIGCAVDGTDVLTVTPPSWRPDLTDPADLVEEVVRLDGYDVVPSLLPVAPAGNGLTASQTRRRSVARALAENGYVEVLNYPFMSPSVFDAFGMPDSDNRRSTVRLANPLSEEEPLLRSTLLPPLLTTLRRNIGRGTRDLALYEIGAVFHPRPGAGSPPVMGVDERPGDDDLFAADATLPKQPWHVAVVLAGEISPSGWWGAGRAATWADAVEAARTVLSAAGIPAASITVAAGDEAPWHPGRCAAISVDGTIVGFAGELHPAAVAALELPRRTCAMELNLTALPDAPVVQAQPLSTYPPALIDVALVVDSGVPAAAVQATLTGAAGPLLETVRLFDVYESDSLGEGRKSLAFKLTFRAPDRTLTVEEAVTARDAAVAAAAAEFGATLRGA